A window of Ficedula albicollis isolate OC2 chromosome 15, FicAlb1.5, whole genome shotgun sequence genomic DNA:
TCTTTTatcagctggagctggctctggCCCTGAAAATACACAGTGTATGTGTGTCAGCTCCTGTGATGAAGGTGGTAGAAAAGTATGAGGCTAAATGAGTGCAAAAGACTTACTTCACTATTAAGGCTGCACATATGAAGCCAGGAAATGCAAAAGTTCAGGTCCTGCTGGCACTGTTATTTATGTGCATTTAGCTTGTGTAGTGGTTTATTTCCCTTTCTAATCCACAAGTaattattcttaattttctCAGTGATTATCATGCAGCCCCCTGTGTATCGAGAGACAGGGAAGGTCAgactccctgctctgcagaaggcagctgggagggttgggatggtggtgctgggggggatgaagggagggtgggaggagggagaacaCTGAGGAAGGTGATCATGGACTCAGGGTCAGGTTTATGCCCTGACCAATGTCCCACCACCCAACAAAGCCGAGCTTATATTGGCATGGTCCCTTCCTGTGGTACATCTAGCAGTTCCTGTCCTGGATCACAGCTGTGTGACACTTGGTTCAGTGCAGGCAAAACATTCTTCGCCTCCTGAAGCCCACCCAGCACTGAGACCAAAGGGATCCACAGCCAACTCAGTCCTCTGGTAGCTGGAACCACAACTTTTGCATTTCTCAGCAGGCCTAAACACTGCACTAACACCTCTTGTACTGAACCCACAATGAACATTGAATTTTCCTAATCCAATAACTTCATCCCatacaaataaaacaatactaaggatttttccagctgtattttTAGCTGTATTAAATGGCTGTTGGTTCATGTACGTCATTATCTTAGAGCACCAAGCTGTGTGACAGGAAATGACGTGCACACTCATGTGCATTTGTTCAGAGCCTTCATCCTGCAAACTCTCGTGCACATAGTgcatttattcattcatttctgcaggaatcaatgggaaaaaaaatgggagacTTATTTTCTTACCTGGTGAACTTCCCTGCTGacaaccttaaaaaaaaatctatttctgcTTTGTGGTAAAATATACAGATTTAATGCTGAAGATACCACTTTACTTATGCCAAGAAACTAACCTGGATCGTGTGGCTTTGTTACCTGAGGGCTGGGAAACGGGGAACAAACATCTAAATGATACTTTGTAGAGTCAACAGCATTTAGAGCTTACCTGAAGCTTCTGTAGCCAAACTGCTTGAGATTGCAATGACTCCATCCCTAACAACATTCTGACATGCACTCCCATCAATGCTCTGCCTTGATTTTCTGCAGATGCAAACAGAGTTTCTTGCTCGGTGTTTTGTTGTGCTGTGTATTGGGGTGGGTGTCTGAAGTGCTTCCAGGATGGTGAAcactcttctttcttctccctccctccctcactgCTCCCTTCCCGGAAGGTTTAGTTTCTTCTCTCGTGATAAGAAACGGATGCAGGCGTCACAGAAAAATGTCCACTTCCAGGGAACTTTTGGAGAATGGTCACATTCAAACAGAGACGACTCCTACATGGAACAAGGACAAGAAGCCCTGCAACACCTGTGACTAAAGCCTGAGGTGTTTGGTTTGCTGCAGTAGATCTCGACAGCCCCGTAACAAGAAGCTTCTGTAAAGCGTCGCGGCAGCTCGTCACTTTTACTTGCCTTGCACACCTCGGGGGTTTCAGACTCTCCAAAAGGGATCCCTCACTGTTCACTTGGTGACTGTTTGCTGCAAACAAGAACCCAAGCTTTGTAGTAACAGTTGCCGACACCCTGGGACATGGAAGCTTCTAGATGACTTGTTTTGTGCCAAGTAACAAGTCTATGATCTGGTTCATGCATTAACTACAGTAACACAAGCTTctttaaaccaaaaaaggacCTGTGCCATTATTAGAAGTTTGTTTGCAGTGTATATCTAGTACAGGGCAAGGACTCTTTTACCCTGTTTCTTAACACTAttggttgtttgctttttatttctgtaagaaTTTTTTCAAGAGGGATAGGACAGCTGGAGGCCCTTGGTGAcagcccacagctctgctgtgtcctgtcaGTGTCGGCGTCTTGCAGAGTCACCCCTTGGAAATGCACCTGGCACAGAGATAACTGGAGTAGCCCTGAGAGGGACAGTGAGTGTACATTTCCCTTGTGCGAACAGTGCCTAAAGCAGGAAGAGCCGATGTAGGAGGTGAGCGTGCCTTGTGTTCTGCAGTattaatggaaaacaaattgcTCACAGGGAGGAATCCTAactctggaattttttcccttcttaccAGGGACTTCCTCACAGTGtagcaggcagctgctgtaaAGGGATTAGATCTTTTCCACAGACAGGTTTTTAATTAAGTCACACTTCAGTTTCCTGTCTAGGTAAGACTGCCCAACTTCAGAGGAAACACATCCTCAGCTGGCTGACATGAACTATTTCACTGACCTAGACATGACCCCAACCTTTTCTCTTGACTAAACACTACGTGGGCAGAGCAGATGAGTTCTGTGTGTGAGACTGCTCCTCTGCTGGTGGCAGATGTCTGGGTAGCCCCTGTTACAGGGCTGAACTCAGCAAGaacaggggctggggctggatctgctttgcagctgagctggtgagACCCTGGGCCCGACCAAGGCTGTCCTTCCAACACTAAAACCCCACAGCATCAGCGTTGTGGAcacccagtgccagggcacTCCACACACTCCACGAGGAACCTGACCAGGTGGGAGAGGGTGCAGGTATCCATGGCTTCGTGTGAGGACAGGGCTGAGGTGTCTCTTGTGAGAAACTCTTAAATGGGAGGAGTGTCTTAATTTAATGATACTTAAATTGCCAAAATCTGCTTCACTTCCatgtgagaaaacaaaatgtgcagCAGAGTCACATCAGGCAGTTCAATAGTGGATGACTCCATCGAGTCTGTCCCGAGCGCAGTTCAGTCGTGTGGCTCATTCAGGAGGGATGCAGTGAGCACAAATAATGCCAGAACGTGGGCCTGAGTAAGCAGATGCCTTTGCAAATCAGCTGAGAGCAGTGAGCTGGGATAATGGAACTGCACAGAGCCAACCTAAGCTGGTGTAGCACAAAGGAAATCTCCAGGCCTGATGCACGCACAGCAGAGCCCGGGGCTCtgtcagggcagctctgcagccaacGCCACACCAGTGCATGAGGCAGGACAGccttccccacatccctgcagcccatTACCTCAACCCCTCAGAGCTCCTCCTGACCTGCTGGCATTAACCACTCCTTCTCATGTCTGCAATGCTGCATTCACACACCCCAAGTGCCATCGGGAAGGGTGGCGCAGGGAAGCGTTTGTAAAGATCTGAAGATCTGTTGTGTATTGTTTGTCAATATtcaagaaaaatctgcttttagaAAAGGGGCCAGGATGCTGGCAGGTAAGGGGTGTAACAATCCTGCCTGCCAAGTGCAGGATCACTGAcattttttgggttggtttatttttttttcttggttggGCAGTAAATCATTTTAAcagtttaataaatatttctgaaaaacatgtatttctgtAAGAACtgtgtcttttttatttttgaggaaatAATACCATGGGGGAAACAGCCTGTGGATCCATGTGTGTACAACTCTTCATGGAAATACAGCCTCAAACCAGACAAGGTTTAGGACAGAGCCATTCCAAGACGgatgaaatacaatttaaaatacattatatatttAGGAATGGCTTATGATGACAAAGAACATGACAGAGCCTTTTCTAGAAAGCCCTGTAAACTCCTTAATGGAAGAGATGTGTCTGTATTTACATATCCTAGccctgaaaaaatgttttgcccTCTGTTTTCCCCAATTCAGCTACaaccagcagcaaagccagtTTCCAGAAAGGATTTAAACCCTGTGTAGAAGGGTGAGGACAGAGTGGGTGCAGCTACAACCATGACCCTCCTGTAGTGAGTGTCCATGGATTCATCAGGAACATGAGGCATTTTCTGATGTGCTTACTGCCCTGTGGTGCACATTCCTCTGTACAAAGGAGTTTCATCCTCCCGTGTCACAGACAGTGGATTGGTTCCACATTTCTCTCTCATCTGGCAGAACTAGTCAAGGACACAGTATCAATAAATGTCTTGCCTGTCCCAGTGTCTTCACAAAAATGAAGCCATCAGCTTCTGGTTTGGGGCACAGAAGTTTCAGTTTGTTGCTGTTCCATTCCTGTGTCTCCAGCATGGGATTGTTTCATAACAAACAAGAGGACACCTGGCCCACAGATAACTCCTCACCCAGGCAAGACAAGGTGTGTGCTCAGCTCAGTGGGATGCCTGAACACATGGTGCATTTCTTACAGCACTCACCAGTTCAAAAACATTAatagaaaagtttattttctctaaagaaCAATACAACAGACATCTGAACTGCATTAGGAACCGAACtacagagagctgctggcagcagagtcACAGGTACAAGGTGGCAACACCACAGCTTGTTTTGGGATTGCTGTCACAGCCCCGAGCTGCTCTAAGGGCAGGTCACACCCCAAGGACAAGGCACAGTCACCTAGCGGTGCTTCTCATCATCTCTTTGCTTCTTGCtatctctgtccctgctccgGTCTCtatccctgtccttcctgtctctgtccttcctctccctccccctgctcctctcctctttgGAGTCCCTGTCTCTCTCACTGTCACCCCAAGCCCACGACCTCTCCCTTTCTGGCCAGCGtttgtccctgctcctctcGTGGTCCCGATCCCTTGTTCTCCAGTCCCTTGCTCCCTCACGAGAccagtttcttttctctgatgATCCTTCCCCATAGAAATCATTTTTCATGTTTGGCAAATTGATGGGCTTTCGAAAAGGTCTGTCCCGTCCTCCGAACCGCAGCTGCCCAGACTCTTTTTTGCCTCCAAACCCACCCCCAAGCCTCCGGGGAATCCATCCTTTGAGAGTTCTTTCCAGTTCAAAGTCTACGAAGATCTCATGCTGGTCGATGACCAGCCTGTTGGCATCTCTGTGAGCCTTCAGGAGTGCGCGCTCCTCCTTGTACTCGATAAACGCGTAACCCTTGGAAAACCCCGTGACCAGGTCTCGAACCAGACGGATCTTCCGGATGTCTCCGTAGCGGGAAAAAACCTCCTTTAACTTCTCTTCTGTGGTCTGAAGATTGAGCCTCGCCACGAAGAGGGTGAGGTGAGGATCTCCCGTGACGCCCTTGTTGGGTACGTACCGTGCCAGCATGGCCCGCCATATGGCCCGGTCGTGGGGCTCCTCGTCCGTGCCATCGATGCTGCCAGCCTTGAGCGGGTCGTACTCCTTCGCTATGGGGGCCCAGTCAGCCATTCTCTGTGGGGGAGACCACACACGGCACAGGCTCACGGCTGTGTCAGGAACAGCCTGCGCAAGAACGCGCTGCACTGCGCGTTCATCCAGAAATCCCCCGAAGTGTGACACGCGAAGACAAACCAGCCGTGTCGCTGTTGTTTGAGTGCACACGCCGGGACAGAGCCGTGTCGGGGAGCCGGATCCTGCTCCGGCCTACCCCGGCCTGAGGGGCCCCGGCCTTTCCCCGCGGGCCGGGCCCGAGGAGGCCCCGCAGCCCCTCAGCGCCGCTCCCCCCGACGACGCCCGTGTCCCCAcccgcggcgggggggggggggggggggggggggggggggggggggggggggggggggggggggggggggggggggggggggggggggggggggggggggggggggggggggggggggggggggggggggggggggggggggggggggggggggggggggggggggggggggggggggggggggggggggggggggggggggggggggggggggggggggggggggggggggggggggggggggggggggggggggggggggggggggggggggggggggggggggggggggggggggggggggggggggggggggggggggggggggggggggggggggggggggggggggggggggggggggggggggggggggggggggggggggggggggggggggggggggggggggggggggggggggggggggggggggggggggggggggggggggggggggggggggggggggggggggggggggggggggggggggggggggggggggggggggggggggggggggggggggggggggggggggggggggggggggggggggggggggggggggggggggggggggggggggggggggggggggggggggggggggggggggggggggggggggggggggggggggggggggggggggggggggggggggggggggggggggggggggggggggggggggggggggggggggggggggggggggggggggggggggggggggggggggggggggggggggggggggggggggggggggggcgccgggcCGCAGCTGCCCGCCGCCCGCGCCCGGCTGCAGTTCAGGATCGTCAGggtgctggagatgctggaagCGCTGGTGAGCGAGAGCAGCGTGACCGAGGAGCAGCTGCGGCGGGAGCGGGACAGCCTCCGgcgggagctggagcagctgcgGGCGGCGGCCCGCGGGAGCGCCCCGCAGGTGGGTGCGGGACACGGCCGGGGCACACGGGACACGGCCGGGGCACCTGAGACTCTGCCGGGGCACCCGGGACACTGTCGGGGCACACGGGACACTGTCAGGGCACACGGGACACTGTCAGGGTACCCGGGACACTGTCGGGGCACACGGGACACTGTCAGGGCACACGGGACACTGTCAGGGTACCCGGGACACTGTCGGGGCACACGGGACACTGTCAGGGCACACGGGACACTGTCAGGGTACCCGGGACACTGTCGGGGCACACGGGACACTGTCAGGGCACACGGGACACTGTCAGGGTACCCGGGACACCGGGGCACACGGGACTCTGTCAGGGCACACGGGACACTGTCGGGGCACCCGGGACACTGTCGGGGCACACGGGACACTGTCAGGGTACCCGGGACTCTGTCGGGGCACACGGGACACGGGCCCTTCCCCAGCACGGGCGCACCACGCGCGGGTCGCGGAGCGCACCCAGAACCGCAGCAGTTGGGCCGGCCGATACTTGCGGGTCTCTTTTGTGTCAGCAGGACGAGTCGCACAAAGTCACTTCCCGTCTTTGGCCATGAAAGCCTTGAAGCGCTTTCCTTCGGGGTGGTTACGGGTCGCGGGGCTGTGGATTCCTCGCTCTAGTTTCACTGCAGTGACTGGCCCAGCAAAGTTGTGCAGGCACGCACAGAGTTCAGAGTACAAACCCACCGTGTTCAGCTCTTGCACAGTACCGGCCCCATAGAGACAATTGTATGCAAACGCTGAGGCTTTGTTACCCCCGTGTGAGGGAAATGGATGTCTTGATTACTAcaaaggttttaaattaaaaatggcaGTTCAGTTCTCACCTTTCTTGGACACGAAATTTTGGTATGGCATTAGATCAGCCTCTCTCATAATCTGAGAACAATCTGATAAAAGCATCTTCTTGACAACTAACTGCAAACTCTTTGGGACAGAGACTGCTTTTAACTGTGGTCAGAGCCTGTCACAGTTGTGACCTATACTTGGCTGGGGAACACAGTCACTAAGGGAATACAAAAATATGAAGAACTATAATAAactgcttgggaaaaaaaaatcaggattgtGATGAATTCATACTAGTTCTAAAAATTCCgtgtttataaaatattttactctctGAATGCTGAGTTTTTTGAGAGGTTACAAGATCCACTACTGTTTAATTTACAGCCCAGCAGCGTTGGACCAGATCAAATGGTGATAGACCTCACAGACCCCAACCGGCCCCGGTTCACCTTACAGGAGCTCCGAGATGTATTGCAAGAGAGGAACCAGCTGAAAGCTCAGCTTCTGGTGGTGCAAGAGGAGCTACAGTGCTATAAGAGGTAAAACTTGAAGTCAGCAAAGAACTAATGCTACTACTAACAAGTACTTCATGTCTGGAAAACTTATCAGGTGAGAGTTTTGCAGATTTGGGCACCTAGGTCAGGATAGGCACTGTCCAGGTTTGTAAGTGacccctgtgctccccagagCATACAAgtgagcaaagaaaaatgggagaacAATGAAGACTCTATGCAATATGATTTAAAACCCGAactcccttttcctctgcacAGTTTCCATAATTGTCCCACTTTTAGCCCATGCACAGTTACTCCCACTCCACATCGAGGCTGGGAATTCATCTGTGcagtcacagcagctgcacacacactgtgtCTAAAGCCACACTACATACCAAAGAGCACGGGGGGTTTCCAGCTCAGCTTTGGTCAAagtttccttcctcctgcagcacgATGCTGGTTGATCTCTGGTCCTTCACTCCCACAGGGGCATGGCACTGATCTAGAAACAGAATATTGAGCTCTTTCATCATTCATGATAAGCTGTGAggttttttaaaactgcaaacaGAGGGTTGTGTAAAGCCCTTGAACTGTGCAAAGCAAGTTATTTCAGAGAAGGGCTTGGTCTTCCTTGAAGGGAGAATCAGTGTGAGTCAAAGGGTAGCATGTGGGAAGGGTCCTAATCTTGGTGTTACAATTCACCCCAAAGGCTCTCCTAACCAACCTCTGAGCCCTCTCATCAGGCTGGATTGTAAACTCTTTGGGTCAAGAAACTACTTCTTAATCTAGTTAAATCTAGGCATGAACCCCCTCTCATAGGGCTGGATTGTAAACTCTTTGGGTCAAGAAATTACTTCTTAATCTAGTTAAATCTAGGCATGAAGTGTCTGAGCACATTACATTAGATTTCAGCTGGGATATCTCAGCAGCGCTCCCTGGATACAGCGAGCCCAGCCTTTGCCTTGTCTGTAACAGCCAGGTTGAGCCAAAAAGTTGTGCTTAAATCCATGAATTTACAAACTGCCTGACAGCActtccccagctcagctggatgCTTTGCTGTGCAGCAGTGGAATGGCTTCTTGCTTTGATTTCCCAGCTGTTACACAATTTAGTACAGGCCAAGTTAAAAATGTAACAGTGGGagtgttttcaggtttttagtGATTTGAGTCACAGTGCTGTGCAccaagagcagggcagggctgctttTCAGGTCGAGTAATTTGTGAGGTTATTTCCTCATAGTGTTATATCATAAGCCAAAATCCATTTTCCCTCTAAACAGTCACGTAAAATCCTAATTGTAATTGTAGTAAAGAGTAACTGTGCAGGAGAAGAGGATAAATATATGTTCTAAAATGCCTTGTACAGATTGGAAATAAGCTCTGTATAACACAAGGTAACAAATATCTCAGAGACTGGCTAAAGCGACTGGTGGT
This region includes:
- the RILPL2 gene encoding RILP-like protein 2, with the translated sequence GGAGPQLPAARARLQFRIVRVLEMLEALVSESSVTEEQLRRERDSLRRELEQLRAAARGSAPQPSSVGPDQMVIDLTDPNRPRFTLQELRDVLQERNQLKAQLLVVQEELQCYKSGIISQKRDQTEELEKVASGSSAGTSKNSEEKTIIKRLFSFKHGK
- the SNRNP35 gene encoding U11/U12 small nuclear ribonucleoprotein 35 kDa protein yields the protein MADWAPIAKEYDPLKAGSIDGTDEEPHDRAIWRAMLARYVPNKGVTGDPHLTLFVARLNLQTTEEKLKEVFSRYGDIRKIRLVRDLVTGFSKGYAFIEYKEERALLKAHRDANRLVIDQHEIFVDFELERTLKGWIPRRLGGGFGGKKESGQLRFGGRDRPFRKPINLPNMKNDFYGEGSSEKRNWSREGARDWRTRDRDHERSRDKRWPERERSWAWGDSERDRDSKEERSRGRERKDRDRKDRDRDRSRDRDSKKQRDDEKHR